The Hymenobacter swuensis DY53 genome includes the window TGCTGAATAACGGCGTCGGTGAACTGCTCCCAGCCTTTCTTCTGGTGACTGCCGGGGTCGGCGGCCCGCACGGTGAGCGTGGCGTTAAGCAGCAAAACGCCCTGCTCGGCCCACCGGTCGAGGTTGCCATTCGGGGCCGGCGGGGTTTCGGGCAGATCGGCCTGCAGTTCCTTAAAGATATTCTGCAACGAGGGCGGCGTGCGCACGCCCTCGGCCACCGAGAAGCTCAGGCCGTGCGCCTGGCCTTTGCCATGGTAGGGGTCCTGCCCTAAAATGACTACTTTAACCTGCTCAAAGGGGCAGGCCTCGAAGGCATGAAAAATCTGGGGACCGGGCGGATACACGGTGGTAGTGGCGTACTCACCCTTCACGAAGGCAATCAGGTGCTGGAAGTACGGCTTTTCAAATTCTGGAGCTAGCACCTTGCGCCAGCTTTCTTCTATCTTTACAGACATACGGGAAAGGATTATTTTTCAGTTGGGTGGACCGTTGTGGGTGCCGGCTGCGTAGATAAACCAAATTCCGCACACGGCTGTTAGCTTTTCTCTCCTTCGGAACTCCAACGTTATGAATACGACCACCACCCAGGGCGTAACCGTTAGTGTTACCACCAATTACCTGCCCGACTACTCCAGCCCGGGTCAGGAACACTACGTCTTTGCCTACAAAATTGATATCCGCAACAATAGCGAGTACACGGTGAAGCTGCTGCGTCGCCACTGGTACATTTACGACGCCAACGGCGTCGTGCGCGAAGTGGAGGGCGAAGGCGTGGTAGGACAGCAGCCTACCCTGGAACCCGGCGAAGCGCACCAATACGTATCGGGGTGCAACCTGAAATCGGGTCTGGGCAAGATGCGGGGTACGTACCAGATGGAGCGGGTGATGGATGGCAGCGAGTTTGCCGTTGACATTCCAGAATTTACGCTCGTGGTGCCGTATCGTTTGAACTGAAACGCTGCCCTTGATGACGCTTCTCAGCCGCTCCGGTTCTTGCCGGAGCGGCTTTTTTTGCGCGTTCGGTATCTTGCAGCCCTCCGGATGAGTTTTGCCTTTCTGCTTTCCTCAGTCAGCGCAGGTGTCTTTGTCTTTTTTTGTTGATCAAGAGTTGGCCTAGCCTGCTCATACCTACTCCCGCCGTTGTTTTTTCAGATTTTCAGCTACCTCCGGTTTCTGCTCAGTTCGGGCAACGCCCACGGCTTGCACTCGCCTTTCGTCTTTGGCCTATACGCGCATGTAGTGAACCACTACGGCCATTTCGCGGCCTATGATGCAGTAGAAAACCGGCGTACCGAACTCCTGCACGATGCGACAACTATTCAGGTCCGGGATTTTGGCGCCGGCTCCCACACCAAGGCCGGCCGCGTCCGGCAGCTGCGCGACATTGCCCGCACGGCCGCCAAGCCGCCCAAGCTGGGTAAGCTGCTGTTCCGGCTGGTCAACCACTTCCAGCCCCGCACCATTGTGGAGTTGGGCACTTCGCTGGGCCTCACCACAGCCTACCTGGCCGCCGCCGACTCGCGGGCGCACGTCCTCACCTTTGAAGGCTGCCCGGCCACGGCGGAAGTAGCTCGCGCCACTTTCAAGGCTACGAGAGTACATAACGTAGAGGTCATTGAAGGCAACCTCGACGACACCCTGGGCCCTGGCCTAGTGGCTCTCCCCGCTCCCGTCGATTTTGCCTTTTTCGATGGTAACCACCGCTATGAGCCCACTCTGCGGTATTTCGAGCAGATGAACCAGCACCGCACCGAACACAGCGTGTTCGTGCTGGATGATATTCACTGGTCAGAAGAAATGGAGCGGGCCTGGGCCGTCATCCAGCAACACCCTGACGTGACGCTGACTATCGACCTGTTTTTTATCGGCTTGGTATTCTTCCGCCGCAACCAGCCCAAGCAGCATTTCGCGTTGCGTTTCGATAACCTGATAGACAAATTACTGGAACGCACCCGCCGGCTATCAGCTTAGCGTTTCTGTCATTGCGAGGCTGGAGGCTGGAGGCCGAAGCAATCCGTCCTTTTCCGTGTTCTGAACCCTGAGAAGCAGAAAGCCCCTAACGTCCGTGCTGGCGTCAGGGGCTTTCTGCTTCTCAGGGTTTAGCGCGTCGTGAAGTACAGATTGCTTCGGCCTCCAGCCTCGCAATGACAACTGCTACCGAACGGCTTCGCGCACGCGGGTCAGCTTGCGCAGCAGGTCTTCGAGGCCATCCAGCGCTAGCATGTTGGCCCCGTCGGATTTGGCGGTGGCGGGCGTGGGGTGGGTTTCGATGAACAAGCCGTCGGCCCCGACGGCAATGGCGGCTTTGGCAATGGTTTCGATCAGGCGGGGCTGGCCGCCGGTTATGCCGCTGCTCTGGTTGGGCTGCTGCAACGAGTGGGTCACGTCCATCACCACGGGCACACCAAACTCGCGCATGGCCGGCAGGTTGCGGAAATCCACTACCAGGTCGGAGTAGCCGAACGAGTTACCCCGGTCCGTCAGAATCACGTTCGGGTTGCCCGACTGGCGCACCTTGTCCACCGCAAACTGCATCGACTCGCCGCTCAGGAACTGGCCTTTCTTCACGTTCACCACCTTGCCGGTTTTGGCGGCGGCAATCAACAAATCGGTCTGGCGGCACAGAAAAGCCGGAATTTGCAGCACGTCTACGTACTCGGCGGCCATAGACGCTTCTTCTGACTCGTGGATATCCGTCACGGTAGGTACGCCTATTTCCCGGCTCACCTTCTGCAGAATCCGCAGCGCCTTCTCGTCGCCGATGCCCGTGTAGGAATCGAGGCGGCTGCGGTTGGCTTTGCGGTAAGAACCTTTAAAAATAAACGGAATCTGCAGGCGGTCGGTAATGGTGCGCACCTGTTCGGCAATGCGCAGGGCCATATCCTCGCCCTCAATCACGCAGGGCCCGGCCATCAGGAAAAACTGACCGGAATTCGTATTGCGGAAATGCGGCAGAACGTTGGCGAGTTGGTGGATCATGTAGCACACGCTTTAGCTTGTATTGTAACAACGCAAGCAGATGAAAAAGGAAATTACGATGTGGGGCTAAGCCCTGATGCGGCACAAGCTGAAGCCTGTGCTACTTCTTTTTCAGACAAATAAACAGCTCCCGGCCGTGGCGGGGTCCCAGAGAATTGGTGGCGGTTGCAAAGTGCCGGAATTCGAAGTACGGCTCGAAGTACGGGCGGTATTCGGCGCGGGAGCCCCCGAACGGCGGACCGGGCTGGCTAAACTCGGTATCGAAGAGCAGGCCCATGAGCGTGCCCCCGGGCCGGAGCAAGTGGGCGCACTGCCGGGCGTAGGCGGGGCGCAGGGCCGGGTCGAGGGCGCAGAAAAAGGTTTGCTCCACGAGAAGGTCGAAGGCCAGGGCGGGCTCCAGCTGAAAAAAATCCGCCAACAACAGGTGCTCGGCGGGAAAGTCAGGCACGCGCTGCTGCAGGTCGTGCAACGGCTCCGGGGCGAGGTCAGCCACCCACACGTTGGGCCAGCCCTGGCGGTGCAGGTACTCGGCCTCGTAGGCGCGGCCGGCCCCCGGAATGAGGATGCGACGGGCACCTGGCGGCCCCAGTTGGGCAAAATATTCCTGCAGCGGCGGCGTTATCCGACCCGCATCCCAGCCCGTTTGGCCATTTGCGTAGCGCTGCTGCCAATACGTGGCATCAAGAGACAGATCTGGGAGCATATTGCGGCAGGGTTGTACCTTCGGCACTTGCCAGGGTACGGAACTCCGTTATTTTTGCCCTAAAGGTACTACCTGCGCCCGGACTCTCCGGGCTTCACTTAACCCCACTCGCAATGGAACAAGACCAGAGCCCCGAGCCGAAGAACAACAACCGCGTCCTGCTGATTGTGGCCCTGATTCTGGTGCTGCTGGGCATCAATGGCGTGCTGTTTTACATGAACCAGCAGAAGAGCAAGCAGAACGAGCAGCTCCAGGCTGATGTGGTAACCAAGGACGCCAAGCTGGAAGAGCAAATCAAGCAGTACGAAGCCCTGAAGGCCGATTTCGAGCGCCAGAGCCAGGAAGTACAGGGCATGGGCCTAGCCAATGATTCGCTGGAAGCCAAACTGGCCCAGATCAACGCCGATCTGCTGAAACTCCGCTCGTTCCGGGCCAGCAGCTTCAGTGTAGCCGAGCAGCGACGCTTCAAGCAGCGCGCCTCCAACTTCGAGGCTCAGCTTCGCAAAAAGGACGAGGAAATTGCTCAGCTGAAAGCCGATAACGAGGCCCTCTACACCGAAACCACCACCCTGAAAGAGCGGCAGAACAAGCTCACGGACACTATTTCAACGGTAGTGCGCTCCAACCAGGAGTTGAGTGAGAAAGTGGCCGTGGCCTCCCGCCTGCAGGCCGAGAATATTCGCATTGGCGTAGTGAACAGCCGCGAAAAGGAAAAAGCCGACGACGACAACGAGTTCAAAGCCCGGCGCGTCGAGAAAATCAAGGTAACCTTCAACCTGGGCCGCAACGACGTGTCGCCGAAGGAAACCAAGCAGATCAT containing:
- a CDS encoding uracil-DNA glycosylase — its product is MSVKIEESWRKVLAPEFEKPYFQHLIAFVKGEYATTTVYPPGPQIFHAFEACPFEQVKVVILGQDPYHGKGQAHGLSFSVAEGVRTPPSLQNIFKELQADLPETPPAPNGNLDRWAEQGVLLLNATLTVRAADPGSHQKKGWEQFTDAVIQQISDQKEHVVFILWGAYAQKKGEIIDARKHLVLKAAHPSPYAADRGFFGSRPFSQTNTYLQQHHEQPITW
- the apaG gene encoding Co2+/Mg2+ efflux protein ApaG, giving the protein MNTTTTQGVTVSVTTNYLPDYSSPGQEHYVFAYKIDIRNNSEYTVKLLRRHWYIYDANGVVREVEGEGVVGQQPTLEPGEAHQYVSGCNLKSGLGKMRGTYQMERVMDGSEFAVDIPEFTLVVPYRLN
- a CDS encoding O-methyltransferase, which codes for MFFQIFSYLRFLLSSGNAHGLHSPFVFGLYAHVVNHYGHFAAYDAVENRRTELLHDATTIQVRDFGAGSHTKAGRVRQLRDIARTAAKPPKLGKLLFRLVNHFQPRTIVELGTSLGLTTAYLAAADSRAHVLTFEGCPATAEVARATFKATRVHNVEVIEGNLDDTLGPGLVALPAPVDFAFFDGNHRYEPTLRYFEQMNQHRTEHSVFVLDDIHWSEEMERAWAVIQQHPDVTLTIDLFFIGLVFFRRNQPKQHFALRFDNLIDKLLERTRRLSA
- the kdsA gene encoding 3-deoxy-8-phosphooctulonate synthase; the encoded protein is MIHQLANVLPHFRNTNSGQFFLMAGPCVIEGEDMALRIAEQVRTITDRLQIPFIFKGSYRKANRSRLDSYTGIGDEKALRILQKVSREIGVPTVTDIHESEEASMAAEYVDVLQIPAFLCRQTDLLIAAAKTGKVVNVKKGQFLSGESMQFAVDKVRQSGNPNVILTDRGNSFGYSDLVVDFRNLPAMREFGVPVVMDVTHSLQQPNQSSGITGGQPRLIETIAKAAIAVGADGLFIETHPTPATAKSDGANMLALDGLEDLLRKLTRVREAVR
- a CDS encoding methyltransferase domain-containing protein; amino-acid sequence: MLPDLSLDATYWQQRYANGQTGWDAGRITPPLQEYFAQLGPPGARRILIPGAGRAYEAEYLHRQGWPNVWVADLAPEPLHDLQQRVPDFPAEHLLLADFFQLEPALAFDLLVEQTFFCALDPALRPAYARQCAHLLRPGGTLMGLLFDTEFSQPGPPFGGSRAEYRPYFEPYFEFRHFATATNSLGPRHGRELFICLKKK